One stretch of Hymenobacter chitinivorans DSM 11115 DNA includes these proteins:
- a CDS encoding cbb3-type cytochrome c oxidase N-terminal domain-containing protein has product MRLVATLLRGPGALLALTLVARPGLAQAANTAAPAGPAATGTQQLLLWFLLGTLALVILLIGLLTATLVVRLRPQLRRLYELPTVRPTWSGRVLGLAVGDTTLVRGEVRDEVLDHDYDGILEFDNDLPPWWKYGFYATIVFALGYLSYYHLSGTGQLQGAEYAAEMQQAALLVSADADDPNQLTAYAALTTAGDLSSGKSLFTTNCAPCHGVNAEGKVGPNLTDEYWLHGGEINHVYKTIKFGVQGKGMVAWKGKLSGKQILQVSSYVLSLQGSKPAGAKEPQGEKEAPAKPVARL; this is encoded by the coding sequence ATGAGGTTAGTTGCAACCCTTCTGCGCGGCCCCGGCGCCCTGCTGGCCCTGACGCTGGTGGCCCGTCCGGGGCTGGCTCAGGCGGCCAACACCGCGGCCCCGGCCGGCCCCGCGGCCACCGGCACCCAACAGCTGCTGCTCTGGTTTCTGCTCGGCACCCTGGCCCTGGTTATCCTGCTCATCGGGCTGCTCACGGCCACGCTCGTGGTGCGCCTGCGGCCCCAGCTGCGCCGCCTCTACGAGCTGCCCACCGTGCGCCCCACCTGGAGCGGCCGGGTCCTGGGCCTGGCCGTGGGCGACACCACCCTGGTCCGCGGCGAAGTCCGCGACGAAGTGCTGGACCACGACTACGACGGTATCCTGGAGTTCGACAACGACCTGCCCCCGTGGTGGAAGTACGGCTTCTACGCCACCATCGTCTTTGCCCTCGGCTACCTGAGCTACTACCACCTGAGCGGCACCGGCCAACTGCAAGGAGCCGAGTACGCCGCCGAAATGCAGCAGGCCGCTCTGCTGGTTTCGGCCGATGCCGACGACCCCAACCAGCTCACCGCCTACGCCGCCCTCACCACCGCCGGCGATTTGAGCAGCGGGAAGAGCCTATTCACGACCAACTGCGCCCCCTGCCACGGCGTGAATGCCGAAGGCAAAGTGGGCCCCAACCTGACCGACGAGTACTGGCTGCACGGCGGCGAAATCAACCACGTCTACAAGACCATCAAGTTTGGGGTGCAGGGCAAGGGCATGGTCGCCTGGAAAGGCAAGCTCTCCGGCAAGCAGATCCTGCAAGTCAGCTCCTACGTGCTGAGTCTGCAGGGCTCGAAACCCGCCGGTGCCAAAGAGCCCCAGGGCGAAAAGGAAGCCCCCGCCAAGCCCGTGGCCAGGCTGTAA
- the ccoN gene encoding cytochrome-c oxidase, cbb3-type subunit I, with amino-acid sequence MQVEPLPPVVAPHPPLVPTPPARAVDTFFYDNKIVRDFGVATVIWGIIGMLVGVLAAFQLARPELNMGTAYTTFGRIRPLHTNAVIFAFVGNGIFTGVYYSLQRLCKTRMFSDRLSKIHFWGWQLIILSAVATLPLGFTTSKEYAELEWPIDLAITLVWVVFGWNMFGTIARRRERHLYVGIWFYIATFLTVAVLHIVNSMEVPVSFLKSYSLYAGVQDALVQWWYGHNAVAFFLTTPYLGLMYYFLPKAAGRPVYSYRLSIIHFWSLIFIYIWAGPHHLLYTALPDWAQSLGVAFSVMLIAPSWGGMINGLLTLRGAWDKVREEPVLKFMVVAVTAYGMATFEGPMLSLKNVNAIAHFTDWIVAHVHVGALGWNGFLTFAMLYWLWPRLYRTELYSRRLANTHFWLGTLGILFYALPMYWAGFTQGLMWKQFNAEGLLQYPNFLETVMQIVPMYYLRGIGGVLYLSGVFVMLYNLIKTANAGSLLADEKAQAAPLLPAELVEEHQGGHWHRWIERRPVQLSIGATIAILIGGAIEMIPTFLVKSNVPTIAAVKPYTSLELQGRDIYIKEGCSNCHTQMVRPFRSETERYGEYSKAGEFVYDRPFLWGSKRTGPDLHRVGQKYPHSWHYNHMLDPTSMSPGSIMPAYPWLFDNSIDYSTLPRKITVLQSLGTPYPAGYAQQAVADAQHQAQGIVQELRKEEIEVKSDKEIVALIAYLQRLGTDIKVKPEQVAAAAAE; translated from the coding sequence CCCGCCCCGAGCTCAACATGGGCACGGCCTACACCACCTTCGGCCGCATCCGCCCCCTGCACACCAACGCCGTCATCTTCGCCTTCGTCGGCAACGGCATCTTCACCGGCGTCTACTACTCCCTGCAGCGCCTGTGCAAAACCCGGATGTTCTCTGACCGGCTCAGCAAAATTCACTTCTGGGGCTGGCAGCTGATTATCCTCTCGGCCGTCGCCACCCTGCCCCTGGGCTTCACCACCAGCAAGGAATACGCCGAGCTGGAGTGGCCCATCGACCTGGCCATTACCCTGGTGTGGGTGGTCTTCGGCTGGAATATGTTCGGCACCATTGCCCGGCGGCGCGAGCGGCACCTCTACGTGGGCATCTGGTTCTACATTGCCACCTTCCTCACGGTAGCCGTGCTGCACATCGTCAACTCGATGGAAGTGCCGGTGTCGTTCCTGAAAAGCTACTCGCTCTACGCCGGCGTCCAGGATGCCCTGGTGCAGTGGTGGTACGGCCACAACGCGGTGGCCTTCTTCCTGACCACGCCTTATTTGGGTTTGATGTACTACTTCCTGCCCAAGGCCGCCGGCCGGCCGGTGTACTCCTACCGCCTGAGCATCATTCACTTCTGGTCCCTGATTTTCATCTACATCTGGGCCGGCCCCCACCACTTGCTCTACACCGCCCTGCCCGACTGGGCCCAGAGCCTGGGCGTCGCCTTTAGCGTCATGCTCATTGCCCCCAGCTGGGGCGGTATGATCAACGGCCTGCTCACCCTGCGCGGGGCTTGGGACAAAGTGCGCGAAGAGCCCGTGCTCAAGTTCATGGTCGTGGCCGTCACGGCCTACGGCATGGCCACCTTCGAAGGGCCCATGCTCAGCCTCAAAAACGTCAATGCCATTGCCCACTTCACCGACTGGATTGTGGCCCACGTGCACGTGGGGGCCCTGGGCTGGAACGGCTTCCTGACTTTTGCCATGCTCTACTGGCTCTGGCCCCGCCTCTACCGCACCGAGCTGTATTCCCGCCGCCTGGCCAACACCCACTTCTGGCTCGGCACCCTGGGCATCCTCTTCTACGCCCTGCCCATGTACTGGGCCGGCTTCACCCAGGGCCTGATGTGGAAGCAGTTCAACGCCGAAGGCCTGCTGCAATACCCCAACTTCCTCGAAACCGTGATGCAGATTGTACCCATGTACTACCTGCGCGGCATCGGCGGGGTGCTCTACCTCAGCGGGGTGTTCGTGATGCTGTATAACCTCATCAAAACCGCCAACGCCGGCTCCCTGCTGGCCGACGAAAAAGCCCAGGCCGCGCCCCTGCTGCCCGCCGAGCTGGTCGAGGAGCACCAAGGCGGCCACTGGCACCGCTGGATCGAGCGCCGCCCCGTGCAGCTCAGCATCGGCGCCACCATTGCCATCCTCATCGGCGGGGCTATTGAAATGATTCCCACCTTCTTGGTCAAGTCCAACGTGCCCACCATCGCCGCCGTCAAGCCCTACACCTCCCTCGAATTGCAGGGCCGCGACATCTACATCAAGGAAGGCTGCTCCAACTGCCACACCCAGATGGTGCGCCCCTTCCGCTCCGAAACCGAGCGGTACGGCGAGTACTCCAAAGCCGGGGAGTTCGTCTACGACCGGCCCTTCCTCTGGGGCTCCAAGCGCACCGGCCCCGATTTGCACCGCGTGGGCCAGAAATACCCCCACTCCTGGCACTACAACCACATGCTGGACCCCACCAGCATGTCGCCCGGCTCCATCATGCCCGCCTACCCCTGGCTCTTCGACAATAGCATCGACTACAGCACCCTGCCCCGCAAAATAACGGTGCTCCAAAGCCTGGGCACGCCCTACCCCGCCGGCTACGCCCAGCAGGCCGTAGCCGACGCCCAGCACCAGGCCCAGGGCATCGTGCAGGAGCTGCGCAAAGAGGAAATCGAGGTCAAGTCCGACAAGGAAATCGTGGCCCTGATTGCCTACCTCCAGCGCCTGGGCACCGACATCAAGGTCAAACCCGAGCAGGTAGCGGCCGCCGCGGCTGAGTAA